Proteins from a single region of Sphaerochaeta globosa str. Buddy:
- a CDS encoding CBS domain-containing protein, whose product MQEIPINTITSPNVILELIYRLKVKDVMTTDLVTASKDTTLRQIQYIMREKQVTGLPIVVGKRLIGIVSMDDIIQALDKGYIEEKAQDHMTRNLIVLEDDMPISFAISYFDRFSYHRFPVLNKHKELVGMITSRDITSTLLVEINREIEELEKRTRTTSLSEEMSGEIHTYSIMKNDFENAGYASTEIKKRLKSAGIAPHIIRRAAIASYELEMNLVVHSDGGELIAEYSPQTMQITARDSGPGISDVEAAMTPGWSTASEWIRSLGFGAGMGLPNVKSVADEFTIESTRSGTTVVCSIELHPKQEEK is encoded by the coding sequence ATGCAAGAGATACCCATCAATACCATTACCTCACCGAATGTCATCCTTGAATTGATTTACCGATTGAAGGTGAAGGATGTCATGACCACTGATCTGGTTACTGCCTCCAAAGATACGACGCTGAGGCAGATTCAGTACATCATGCGAGAAAAACAGGTTACAGGCCTACCCATCGTTGTGGGCAAGCGACTGATAGGCATTGTGAGCATGGACGACATTATCCAGGCACTCGACAAGGGATACATCGAGGAGAAGGCGCAGGACCATATGACCCGCAACCTCATCGTTCTCGAGGACGACATGCCGATTTCTTTTGCGATCAGCTATTTCGACCGATTCAGCTACCATCGGTTCCCGGTGCTCAACAAGCACAAGGAATTGGTGGGCATGATCACCAGCCGCGACATCACCAGCACGTTGTTGGTGGAAATCAACCGGGAGATCGAGGAACTGGAAAAGAGAACCCGCACCACCAGCCTGAGCGAGGAGATGAGCGGGGAAATCCATACGTACTCGATTATGAAAAATGATTTCGAGAATGCCGGCTATGCCAGTACCGAAATCAAGAAACGGCTCAAGAGCGCCGGGATTGCCCCACACATCATCCGAAGGGCTGCGATTGCCAGTTACGAGTTGGAAATGAACCTGGTGGTGCATTCCGACGGGGGAGAACTGATCGCCGAGTACTCACCGCAGACAATGCAGATCACAGCCAGGGACAGCGGGCCGGGCATCAGCGATGTAGAAGCAGCAATGACGCCGGGGTGGTCCACTGCAAGTGAATGGATACGCTCTCTCGGCTTCGGAGCGGGAATGGGACTGCCCAATGTCAAATCAGTCGCCGATGAATTTACCATTGAAAGCACGAGAAGCGGGACTACCGTGGTGTGCAGCATAGAATTACACCCCAAACAAGAGGAGAAATAG
- a CDS encoding pseudouridine synthase — translation MDIVSTPTLVYEDPYILVVDKPGLLPTVPLKDDPPDKPTLLGMVARSFPEVLCVEGKNAWEGGVLHRLDTPTSGLVVIARTKEAYASLQAIGKAELFVKEYQCQSSAPQSISLPAFPPFPYEDPVACGGREVTIGSLFRHYGDNRRQVRPVLADSPKQLLDKSTGAWYMTRVWYAGEGKGAKLFTCRLTSGFRHQVRVHMAWSGHPIDGDAIYLGKQQPNLALRAVAVEFPHPVTSQKMEIRIDT, via the coding sequence ATGGATATTGTTTCAACGCCGACGCTCGTCTATGAAGACCCCTATATTCTGGTCGTGGATAAACCTGGGCTGCTGCCCACGGTTCCCCTCAAGGATGATCCGCCCGATAAGCCTACCTTGCTGGGGATGGTTGCCCGCTCCTTTCCGGAGGTCCTTTGTGTCGAGGGAAAGAATGCTTGGGAGGGTGGTGTGCTTCACCGCCTCGATACACCGACCAGTGGTTTGGTGGTCATAGCCAGAACCAAAGAGGCGTATGCTTCCTTGCAGGCGATCGGGAAAGCTGAACTCTTTGTGAAAGAATACCAATGCCAAAGTTCAGCACCACAGTCAATTTCACTTCCTGCCTTCCCTCCCTTTCCGTACGAGGATCCAGTTGCCTGCGGTGGACGGGAAGTTACCATTGGAAGTCTTTTCAGACATTATGGGGATAATCGCAGACAAGTGAGACCGGTGCTTGCAGACAGTCCCAAACAGTTGCTCGATAAATCCACCGGTGCTTGGTATATGACCAGGGTGTGGTATGCAGGAGAAGGAAAGGGAGCGAAGCTTTTCACCTGTAGGCTTACCTCGGGGTTTCGCCACCAGGTCAGGGTGCATATGGCATGGAGCGGCCATCCGATCGACGGCGATGCCATCTATCTCGGCAAGCAGCAGCCAAATCTGGC